In a single window of the Streptomyces sp. CGMCC 4.7035 genome:
- a CDS encoding DMT family transporter — MSPVASRPPTTSAPSPSSATTSPPRRRPALDWRIRFGVLSLIWGFSFLLIKVGTEAYAPFQVTLGRLVFGTAVLAATLAVRRERLPRGARVWGHLTVAAFLLNALPFSLFAYAELTIPSTLAGICNATSPLWGMVLSLVALSEDRPTRRRVAGLGIGFLGVLTVLGAWQGFGGLDLTGTTMALLASLSYPVGWIYVRRTLAGTGHSHLSLTGAQLLLATVQLALVTPLFTALPSRFPVVPLLAIAALGALGTGLAMLIQYGLVAEVGPTTAAMVTYFIPVIATAAGVAVLDESLTWSTPVGAVIVLAGAALTQTGPTRHPMRRHQSARSGSEAEPQP, encoded by the coding sequence ATGAGCCCCGTCGCCAGCCGGCCACCCACCACCTCCGCCCCCTCCCCCTCCTCCGCCACCACCTCTCCGCCCCGTCGCCGGCCCGCCCTCGACTGGCGGATCCGCTTCGGCGTCCTCTCGCTGATCTGGGGCTTCAGCTTTCTGCTGATCAAGGTCGGGACCGAGGCGTACGCCCCGTTCCAGGTCACGCTCGGCCGCCTGGTGTTCGGCACGGCGGTGCTCGCGGCCACGCTGGCCGTCCGGCGCGAGCGCCTGCCGCGCGGCGCCCGCGTCTGGGGACATCTCACGGTCGCGGCGTTCCTGCTCAACGCGCTGCCGTTCTCGCTCTTCGCCTACGCGGAGCTGACGATCCCGTCGACGCTCGCCGGAATCTGCAACGCGACCTCGCCGCTGTGGGGCATGGTCCTGTCCCTGGTCGCGTTGTCCGAGGACCGGCCGACGCGGCGCCGGGTCGCGGGGCTGGGCATCGGCTTCCTCGGCGTGCTGACGGTGCTCGGCGCCTGGCAGGGCTTCGGCGGCCTGGACCTGACAGGCACCACGATGGCTCTGCTCGCCTCGCTCAGCTACCCGGTCGGCTGGATCTACGTCCGCCGCACCCTGGCCGGGACGGGCCACTCCCATCTGTCGCTGACCGGCGCGCAGCTACTGCTGGCCACCGTCCAACTCGCCCTGGTCACCCCGCTGTTCACCGCCCTGCCGAGCCGCTTCCCGGTCGTCCCGCTGCTCGCGATCGCCGCCCTGGGCGCCCTGGGCACCGGGCTGGCCATGCTGATCCAGTACGGCTTGGTCGCCGAGGTCGGCCCGACGACGGCGGCGATGGTCACGTACTTCATCCCGGTCATCGCCACCGCGGCGGGCGTCGCGGTCCTGGACGAGTCGCTGACCTGGTCGACCCCGGTCGGCGCGGTGATCGTACTGGCGGGCGCGGCGCTGACCCAGACCGGCCCGACAAGGCATCCGATGAGACGCCACCAGTCCGCCCGGTCCGGATCCGAGGCCGAACCCCAGCCCTAG
- a CDS encoding aminotransferase class I/II-fold pyridoxal phosphate-dependent enzyme, translated as MLGGYRIEGRGAAEIAASVERAVGAGELEPGQLLPPMRELAVQLGVNPNTVAAAYRVLRERGVIETAGRRGSRVRPAPATTGRDHIRVDVPEGVRDVSSGNPDPALLPPLGQAFAVAAAQGDRAPVLYGDVAVEPELARIARAGLNADGVPEGPLAVVSGSLDAVERVLAAHLKPGDTVAVEDPGWGRTLDLVPALGLRTVPVGVDDEGPRPDDVRGALEAGARALIVTDRAQNPTGAAVSATRARALRSVLREHPGTVLIEDDHGHGIVDVPLHPLAGVTQHWAFVRSVAKAYGPDLRLAVLTGDTVTVDRVRGRQRLGPGWVSRIVQRAVVRLWVDGAVDARAVAAAYGARRDSLIRALAQRGVTAHGRSGMNVWVPVPDETGAVARLLHAGWAVAPGGRFRMSAPPGIRITVSALTAEETGPLADAIASAVGPAPARSYV; from the coding sequence GTGCTAGGAGGATATCGGATCGAGGGGCGTGGCGCAGCAGAGATTGCGGCCAGCGTCGAGCGTGCGGTGGGGGCCGGGGAGCTGGAACCGGGACAACTACTTCCGCCCATGCGGGAGTTGGCGGTACAGCTGGGTGTGAATCCCAACACCGTCGCGGCCGCGTACCGCGTCCTGCGCGAGCGCGGAGTCATCGAGACCGCCGGGCGCCGCGGCAGTCGGGTGCGGCCCGCGCCGGCCACGACGGGGCGTGACCACATTCGCGTGGACGTGCCCGAGGGTGTGCGCGACGTGTCGAGCGGCAATCCGGACCCGGCACTGCTGCCGCCGCTGGGGCAGGCGTTCGCGGTGGCGGCGGCACAGGGCGACCGGGCGCCGGTCCTGTACGGGGACGTCGCCGTGGAACCGGAGCTGGCGCGCATCGCCCGGGCCGGCCTGAACGCCGACGGGGTGCCGGAGGGGCCGCTCGCCGTGGTCTCCGGATCGCTCGACGCCGTCGAGCGTGTCCTCGCGGCCCACCTCAAGCCCGGGGACACGGTCGCCGTGGAGGACCCCGGATGGGGCAGGACCCTCGACCTCGTCCCGGCACTCGGGCTGCGCACCGTTCCCGTCGGCGTCGACGACGAGGGACCGCGCCCCGACGACGTACGTGGTGCCCTGGAGGCCGGGGCCCGCGCCCTGATCGTCACGGACCGGGCGCAGAACCCGACCGGTGCGGCGGTGAGCGCCACGCGCGCGCGTGCCCTGCGTTCGGTGCTCCGGGAGCATCCGGGGACCGTGCTGATCGAGGACGACCACGGCCACGGGATCGTCGACGTCCCCCTCCACCCCCTCGCCGGGGTCACCCAGCACTGGGCCTTCGTGCGCTCGGTCGCCAAGGCGTACGGCCCCGACCTGCGGCTCGCCGTACTCACCGGGGACACCGTCACCGTCGACCGGGTCCGGGGGCGGCAGCGGCTGGGGCCCGGGTGGGTGAGCCGGATCGTGCAGCGGGCCGTGGTGCGGCTGTGGGTCGACGGGGCGGTGGACGCGCGCGCGGTGGCGGCGGCGTACGGCGCGCGCCGGGACTCGCTGATCCGTGCGCTCGCCCAGCGCGGTGTCACGGCCCACGGACGCAGCGGGATGAACGTGTGGGTTCCCGTGCCGGACGAGACCGGCGCGGTCGCGCGGCTGCTGCACGCGGGCTGGGCGGTCGCGCCGGGCGGCCGCTTCAGGATGAGCGCGCCGCCCGGCATCCGGATCACGGTCTCGGCGCTGACCGCGGAGGAGACCGGGCCGCTGGCGGACGCGATCGCCTCCGCCGTCGGCCCGGCCCCTGCCCGGAGTTACGTCTAG
- a CDS encoding pyridoxamine 5'-phosphate oxidase family protein has translation MQGTQQPTSPPTTAYTPTDRTVPTRSPDRASYDKELVHAILDEGYVCHLGFVRDGAPVVLPTLYGRVGERLYVHGSTGSRPLRMTGEADPGLAVCLTVTHVDGLVLARSAFHHSINYRSVVVHGIAHQVTDPEEQRTALDTLVDHVVAGRAADSRPANKKELAATAVIRLDLDEVSAKVRTGGVNDEPEDLSLPHWAGVIPVRRAYGSPLADADLAPGTELPDYLTAL, from the coding sequence ATGCAGGGGACCCAGCAGCCGACGTCGCCGCCCACCACCGCCTACACGCCGACCGACCGCACCGTCCCCACGCGCTCCCCGGACCGGGCGTCGTACGACAAGGAACTGGTGCACGCGATACTCGACGAGGGCTATGTCTGCCACCTCGGCTTCGTCCGCGACGGCGCGCCGGTCGTCCTGCCCACGCTCTACGGCCGGGTCGGCGAGCGGCTCTACGTCCACGGCTCGACCGGCTCGCGCCCGCTGCGGATGACGGGCGAGGCCGACCCCGGGCTCGCGGTCTGCCTGACGGTGACGCACGTCGACGGCCTGGTCCTGGCCCGCTCGGCCTTCCACCACTCGATCAACTACCGTTCCGTGGTGGTGCACGGCATCGCTCACCAGGTCACCGATCCCGAGGAGCAGCGCACGGCCCTGGACACGCTGGTCGACCACGTCGTGGCGGGCCGCGCCGCCGACTCGCGGCCCGCCAACAAGAAGGAACTGGCCGCCACCGCCGTGATCCGCCTCGACCTGGACGAGGTCTCCGCCAAGGTGCGCACGGGTGGTGTGAACGACGAGCCCGAGGACCTCTCCCTGCCCCACTGGGCCGGCGTGATCCCGGTCCGCAGGGCATACGGCTCCCCGCTCGCCGACGCCGATCTGGCCCCCGGCACCGAACTCCCTGACTATCTGACGGCCCTGTGA
- a CDS encoding FMN-binding negative transcriptional regulator: protein MLIHPWDAPRDDAEWQRWLGAHDFGQLAVNGLPGEPPYVQPLHFAYDAERGEAVGHLARPNPLWPALEANPDVVLSVVDDYVYVPGPWQAPPEGPSEHGVPTSFYAAVQLRCTAHAVDDPAEKANLLNRQLGHFQPEGGSARAAAGEAPYGRMMSGIRGLRLEVTGVRAKFKYAGKRSEEVQDRIAAALAERSGPHDAAAREHLLRRRGA from the coding sequence ATGCTGATCCATCCCTGGGACGCACCCCGCGACGACGCCGAGTGGCAACGCTGGCTCGGCGCCCACGACTTCGGGCAACTCGCCGTCAACGGCCTGCCTGGCGAGCCGCCGTACGTCCAGCCGCTCCACTTCGCCTATGACGCCGAGCGCGGCGAGGCGGTGGGCCACCTGGCGCGACCGAACCCGCTGTGGCCCGCCCTGGAGGCGAACCCGGATGTAGTGCTGAGCGTGGTCGACGACTACGTGTATGTGCCCGGCCCCTGGCAGGCTCCGCCGGAGGGCCCGTCCGAGCACGGCGTACCCACCAGCTTCTACGCGGCCGTCCAGCTCCGGTGCACGGCTCATGCCGTCGACGATCCGGCGGAGAAGGCGAACCTGCTGAACCGCCAGCTCGGCCACTTCCAGCCGGAGGGAGGCTCCGCCCGGGCGGCGGCGGGCGAGGCACCGTACGGCCGCATGATGTCCGGCATCCGCGGCCTGCGGCTCGAAGTGACGGGGGTACGGGCGAAGTTCAAGTACGCCGGTAAACGGTCGGAGGAGGTCCAGGACCGCATCGCGGCCGCACTGGCGGAGCGGAGCGGTCCGCATGACGCGGCCGCGCGGGAGCACCTGCTGCGCAGGCGCGGGGCGTGA
- a CDS encoding EamA family transporter, with protein MPVHTSQGSQGSGGRGVGLGLALGSAVAFGGSGVAAKPLIQAGLDPLHVVWLRVAGAALVMLPLAVRHRALLRRRPALLAGFGLLAVAGVQACYFAALSRIPVGVALLIEYLAPALVLGWVRFVQRRPVTRAAAVGVVLAVGGLACVVEVWSGLSFDALGLLLALGAACCQVGYFVLSDQGSDAGGETPDPLGVIAYGLLVGAALLTVVARPWNMDWGVLKGTADMNGTQVPAVALLAWIVLIATVLSYITGVVSVRRLSPQVAGVVACLEAVIATVLAWVLLGEHLSAPQIIGGAVVLVGAFIAQSSAPAKGSAEPVASGGGERELSAREAAA; from the coding sequence GTGCCGGTGCATACGTCTCAGGGCAGTCAGGGCAGCGGTGGCAGAGGCGTCGGCCTGGGGCTCGCCCTCGGGTCGGCGGTCGCCTTCGGCGGATCGGGTGTCGCGGCCAAGCCGCTGATCCAGGCGGGGCTCGACCCGCTCCACGTGGTGTGGCTGCGGGTCGCGGGCGCCGCGCTCGTGATGCTGCCGCTCGCGGTACGCCACCGTGCGCTGCTGCGCCGCCGTCCCGCGCTGCTCGCGGGGTTCGGCCTGCTCGCCGTGGCCGGTGTCCAGGCCTGCTACTTCGCCGCGCTCTCCCGTATTCCGGTCGGCGTCGCCCTGCTCATCGAATACCTCGCGCCCGCGCTCGTGCTCGGCTGGGTGCGGTTCGTCCAGCGGAGGCCCGTGACGCGTGCCGCTGCGGTCGGCGTGGTTCTCGCGGTCGGTGGACTCGCCTGTGTCGTCGAGGTCTGGTCGGGCCTGAGCTTCGATGCCCTCGGGCTGCTGCTCGCGCTCGGCGCCGCCTGCTGCCAGGTCGGCTACTTCGTCCTGTCCGACCAGGGCAGCGACGCGGGCGGCGAGACCCCGGACCCGCTCGGCGTCATCGCGTACGGCCTGCTCGTCGGGGCCGCACTGCTGACCGTCGTCGCCCGTCCCTGGAACATGGACTGGGGTGTGCTCAAGGGCACCGCGGACATGAACGGCACACAGGTTCCGGCCGTCGCGCTGCTGGCCTGGATCGTCCTGATCGCCACGGTCCTCTCGTACATCACCGGAGTGGTCTCCGTGCGCAGGCTCTCGCCCCAGGTCGCGGGCGTCGTGGCCTGTCTCGAAGCGGTCATCGCGACTGTCCTGGCCTGGGTGCTGCTCGGCGAGCACCTCTCCGCGCCGCAGATCATCGGCGGGGCGGTCGTCCTGGTGGGCGCGTTCATCGCGCAGTCGTCGGCGCCCGCGAAGGGATCAGCGGAGCCGGTGGCGAGCGGCGGCGGGGAAAGGGAGTTGTCGGCTCGCGAAGCGGCCGCGTAG
- a CDS encoding Clp protease N-terminal domain-containing protein has translation MPPRHSQRPAAERGTHHTDLDARLTAELAAVVAGARRRSLRDGDRQIDTAHLLHTLLESDAEVRAVFDGPQVARLLGYLVQRSIGYGLRWQSSVEDSGALPVLSEPEGWSPTAASAMDAAHGRARRRGDALARGLDLLAAIVADPESRAVEVLEHAGVDVRALPVRIETAAAVEEYAGRCAGTGDAAR, from the coding sequence GTGCCACCCCGTCATTCCCAGCGGCCGGCCGCCGAGCGCGGCACGCACCACACGGACCTCGATGCCAGGCTCACCGCAGAGCTGGCAGCGGTAGTCGCGGGCGCCCGAAGAAGGTCGCTGCGGGACGGGGACCGGCAGATCGACACGGCGCATCTGCTGCACACCCTGCTGGAGTCGGACGCCGAGGTGCGCGCCGTCTTCGACGGCCCGCAGGTCGCGCGGCTGCTCGGCTACCTCGTCCAGCGCTCCATCGGCTACGGACTGCGCTGGCAGAGCTCCGTCGAGGACTCCGGCGCCCTGCCGGTGCTGAGCGAGCCGGAGGGCTGGTCGCCGACGGCGGCGAGCGCCATGGACGCGGCGCACGGGCGCGCTCGGCGGCGCGGCGACGCACTCGCGCGCGGGCTCGATCTGCTCGCGGCGATCGTCGCGGACCCCGAGTCACGGGCCGTCGAGGTCCTGGAGCACGCGGGTGTCGACGTACGGGCGTTGCCGGTACGGATCGAGACGGCGGCCGCGGTGGAGGAGTACGCCGGGAGGTGCGCGGGGACGGGGGACGCCGCCCGTTGA
- a CDS encoding type II toxin-antitoxin system Rv0910 family toxin, with protein sequence MAEVSAEARIEAPAEKVWARLTDWSAYGEWNATHTSFPKGGPETLEVGGTFEENMKLMGFPAEVTWTIDELRPGRVLAIRGKGPMAVNVATRYTLTPDGEATSVRIDGEFTGAAVSLMAGKLKDSATAALKESLRKLGALVS encoded by the coding sequence ATGGCCGAAGTCAGCGCGGAAGCACGCATCGAGGCACCCGCCGAGAAGGTGTGGGCCCGGCTCACGGACTGGTCGGCGTACGGCGAGTGGAACGCGACCCACACCAGCTTTCCGAAGGGCGGCCCCGAAACCCTGGAGGTGGGCGGGACCTTCGAGGAGAACATGAAGCTCATGGGCTTCCCGGCCGAGGTCACCTGGACCATCGACGAGCTGCGGCCCGGGCGCGTTCTCGCCATTCGCGGCAAGGGCCCGATGGCGGTGAACGTCGCCACGCGGTACACACTCACCCCGGACGGCGAGGCGACATCGGTCCGCATCGACGGCGAGTTCACCGGCGCGGCCGTCTCCCTCATGGCCGGCAAGCTCAAGGACTCGGCGACGGCGGCCCTCAAGGAGTCACTGCGCAAGCTGGGGGCGCTGGTGTCCTGA
- a CDS encoding PadR family transcriptional regulator has protein sequence MRSRGHDFGFERHGHHGGPGPHLRGGFDGRRGAFGPFGPGGPGGPGGPGFGGPGFFGPGGPWAGRGRGGPRGRARRGDVRASILALLKDRPMHGYEMIQEIAERSGGAWKPSPGSVYPTLQLLEDEGLIASESEGGKKLFSLTESGRAAADEGPDAPWEEASRGVDWESLHEIRQAGFGLMEAFGQVWKTGSKEQRDKALAVVNEARKKLYLILADEG, from the coding sequence ATGCGTTCCCGTGGACACGACTTCGGATTCGAACGACACGGACACCACGGCGGCCCCGGCCCTCACCTTCGGGGCGGCTTCGACGGACGGCGTGGAGCCTTCGGGCCCTTCGGGCCGGGCGGCCCCGGTGGTCCGGGTGGTCCCGGCTTCGGCGGACCGGGCTTTTTCGGCCCGGGCGGCCCGTGGGCCGGGCGCGGTAGGGGTGGGCCCCGAGGAAGGGCGCGGCGCGGCGACGTACGCGCGTCGATCCTGGCCCTGCTCAAGGACCGGCCCATGCACGGCTACGAGATGATCCAAGAGATCGCCGAGCGCAGCGGCGGGGCGTGGAAGCCCAGCCCGGGCTCGGTCTACCCCACCCTCCAGTTGCTGGAGGACGAGGGTCTGATCGCCAGCGAGAGCGAGGGCGGCAAGAAGCTCTTCTCGCTCACCGAGTCGGGCCGCGCCGCGGCCGACGAGGGCCCCGACGCCCCGTGGGAAGAGGCCTCGCGCGGCGTCGACTGGGAGTCGCTGCACGAGATCCGGCAGGCCGGCTTCGGTCTGATGGAGGCGTTCGGCCAGGTCTGGAAGACCGGCAGCAAGGAACAGCGCGACAAGGCCCTGGCGGTCGTCAACGAAGCCCGCAAGAAGCTGTACCTGATCCTCGCCGACGAGGGCTGA
- a CDS encoding PhzF family phenazine biosynthesis protein translates to MRIRIVDAFTDRPFAGNPAGVLLLDAFPDDAWLQDVAREVNHAETAFAHRLAEGGEADWALRWFTPATEVAMCGHATLATAHVLRTTGAHEGPVRFATRSGVLSATPREDGSITLDFPTAPLTPVEIPQGVAEALGAEPLTAFDTGPSVGDLVVELADEKTVLGLSPDHKALGRHSARGLIVTARAEDPSRGYDFVSRCFFPNVGIDEDPVTGSAHTALAPYWSERLGRPDLIGLQASPRSGRVRTELRGDRTLLTGRAVTVIDGELIA, encoded by the coding sequence ATGCGGATTCGAATCGTCGACGCCTTCACCGACCGCCCCTTCGCCGGTAACCCGGCCGGCGTCCTCCTCCTCGACGCCTTCCCGGACGACGCCTGGCTCCAGGACGTGGCCCGCGAGGTCAACCACGCCGAAACCGCGTTCGCCCACCGCCTGGCCGAGGGCGGCGAGGCCGACTGGGCGCTGCGCTGGTTCACGCCCGCCACCGAGGTCGCCATGTGCGGCCACGCCACCCTGGCCACCGCCCATGTGCTGCGCACCACGGGTGCCCACGAGGGACCCGTGCGGTTCGCCACCCGCAGCGGCGTCCTGAGCGCGACGCCGCGCGAGGACGGCTCCATCACCCTGGACTTCCCCACCGCGCCGCTCACACCCGTGGAGATCCCGCAGGGCGTTGCCGAAGCCCTCGGCGCCGAGCCTCTCACCGCCTTCGACACCGGCCCGAGCGTCGGTGACCTGGTCGTCGAACTCGCCGACGAGAAGACCGTCCTCGGCCTCAGCCCGGACCACAAGGCGCTGGGCCGCCATTCGGCGCGCGGCCTCATCGTCACCGCCCGCGCCGAAGACCCCTCCCGCGGCTACGACTTCGTCTCGCGCTGCTTCTTCCCGAACGTCGGGATCGACGAGGACCCGGTCACCGGCAGCGCCCACACCGCCCTGGCCCCCTACTGGTCCGAGCGCCTCGGCCGCCCCGACCTCATCGGACTGCAGGCCTCCCCGCGCTCCGGCCGTGTCCGCACCGAACTCCGCGGCGACCGCACCCTGCTCACCGGCCGCGCGGTCACCGTCATCGATGGCGAACTGATCGCCTGA
- a CDS encoding CPBP family intramembrane glutamic endopeptidase, whose translation MQVEAGSVADSFVVERPTRRILRDETLLVLGLSLGASGVSALISFVGSVTKPGGLKEQAATLNASAAPGRPWLDLAWQLFGIATALVPVALVAHFLLREGASLRTPGFDRTRPWPDLGRGAAIAAVIGSTGIAFYLAARGLGFNLTVVPEALPDVWWKYPVLVLSALQNAVLEEVIVVGYLLRRLGQLGWTPGTALVASSVLRGSYHLYQGIGGFLGNMVMGVVFVYLYRRWGRVGPLVVAHSLLDIGAFVGYALLAGKVGWLPTA comes from the coding sequence GTGCAGGTGGAGGCAGGGTCGGTGGCGGATTCCTTTGTGGTGGAGCGGCCGACGCGACGGATTCTGCGGGACGAGACGCTGCTCGTTCTGGGACTTTCGCTCGGTGCGAGCGGAGTGTCCGCGCTCATCAGCTTTGTCGGGTCGGTCACCAAACCGGGGGGTCTGAAGGAGCAGGCGGCCACCCTCAACGCGTCGGCCGCACCGGGCCGCCCCTGGCTCGATCTCGCCTGGCAGCTCTTCGGGATCGCGACCGCGCTGGTGCCGGTCGCGCTCGTGGCGCACTTCCTGCTGCGCGAGGGCGCATCGCTGCGCACGCCCGGCTTCGACCGGACACGGCCCTGGCCGGACCTCGGGCGCGGGGCGGCGATCGCCGCGGTGATCGGCTCGACGGGCATCGCGTTCTACCTGGCCGCCCGCGGTCTCGGCTTCAACCTCACGGTGGTGCCGGAAGCGCTGCCCGACGTGTGGTGGAAGTACCCCGTGCTGGTCCTGTCCGCTCTCCAGAACGCCGTCCTCGAAGAGGTCATCGTCGTCGGCTACCTGCTGCGCAGGCTCGGCCAGTTGGGCTGGACGCCCGGCACGGCCCTGGTGGCCAGCTCCGTGCTGCGCGGCTCGTACCACCTGTACCAGGGCATCGGCGGCTTCCTGGGCAACATGGTGATGGGTGTGGTCTTCGTGTACCTCTACCGGCGCTGGGGCCGGGTCGGCCCGCTGGTGGTCGCCCACTCACTGCTCGACATCGGGGCGTTCGTCGGGTACGCGCTGCTGGCGGGCAAGGTGGGCTGGCTCCCGACGGCGTGA
- a CDS encoding glutamate--cysteine ligase, which yields MGEKVVAGSLDLSDRQHYRGKLRQCLAGLERLLEEKRFDRPKNLMGLEIELNLVGHDGMPRMMNAQVLERIASRDFQTELAMFNLEVNIAPHRLGGRVFDRLAEELRISLAYAERKANEVDAAIVMIGILPTLDRDDLVSSNLSAVDRYTLLNDQIVAARGEDFALDIDGVERLECSSRSIAPEAACTSVQLHLQVTPARFADVWNAAQAVTAAQVAVGANSPFVFGRELWRESRPPLFQQSTDTRPPELQAQGVRPRTWFGERWITSAYELFEENLRYFPALLPICDDEDPLQVLDEGGTPRLAELVLLNGTVYRWNRPVYGIADGVPHLRVENRVLPAGPTVTDVLANAAFYYGVVRALAEEARPVWTRLPFETAAANFDAACRYGIDARLRWPRRGRHGGIAEVAAVDLVRDELLPLAEAGLDAWGVEPADRDFYLGVIEERCRLRVNGASWQAATFHRALERGLDRPTALAETTRRYSELMHVGEPVHTWPVGLPEPVLLG from the coding sequence ATGGGGGAGAAGGTCGTGGCAGGGTCGTTGGACCTGTCCGATCGCCAGCACTACCGCGGCAAGCTCAGGCAGTGTCTGGCGGGGCTGGAGCGATTGCTGGAGGAGAAGCGGTTCGATCGCCCCAAGAACCTCATGGGCCTGGAGATCGAACTGAATCTCGTCGGACATGACGGCATGCCCAGAATGATGAATGCGCAAGTGCTCGAAAGGATTGCAAGCCGAGATTTCCAAACAGAACTCGCCATGTTCAACCTGGAAGTCAACATAGCTCCACACCGGTTGGGCGGCCGGGTTTTCGACCGGCTCGCCGAGGAGTTGCGCATCTCGCTCGCCTATGCCGAGCGCAAAGCGAACGAGGTCGACGCCGCGATCGTGATGATCGGCATTCTGCCGACGCTCGACCGCGACGACCTGGTCTCCTCCAACCTTTCCGCCGTCGACCGCTACACCCTGCTCAACGACCAGATCGTGGCCGCGCGCGGTGAGGACTTCGCGCTCGACATCGACGGAGTGGAGCGGCTCGAGTGCAGCTCGCGGTCGATCGCGCCCGAAGCCGCCTGCACGTCCGTCCAGCTGCACCTCCAGGTCACGCCGGCGCGCTTCGCCGACGTGTGGAACGCGGCGCAGGCCGTCACGGCGGCACAGGTCGCCGTCGGCGCGAACTCTCCGTTCGTGTTCGGGCGCGAGCTGTGGCGCGAGTCCCGGCCGCCGCTGTTCCAGCAGTCCACCGACACCCGGCCGCCCGAGCTGCAGGCGCAGGGCGTGCGGCCGCGCACGTGGTTCGGGGAGCGGTGGATCACATCGGCGTACGAGCTGTTCGAGGAGAATCTGCGCTACTTCCCGGCGCTCCTGCCGATCTGCGACGACGAGGACCCGCTGCAAGTGCTCGACGAGGGCGGGACACCGAGGCTCGCCGAGCTCGTCCTGCTCAACGGCACGGTGTACCGCTGGAACCGGCCCGTGTACGGCATCGCCGACGGCGTCCCGCATCTGCGGGTGGAGAACCGGGTGCTGCCCGCCGGGCCCACGGTCACCGACGTGCTCGCGAACGCGGCCTTCTACTACGGCGTCGTCCGCGCCCTCGCCGAGGAGGCGCGTCCGGTGTGGACGCGGCTACCGTTCGAGACCGCCGCCGCCAACTTCGACGCCGCCTGCCGGTACGGCATCGACGCGCGCCTGCGGTGGCCGAGGCGCGGGCGCCACGGCGGGATCGCCGAGGTGGCGGCCGTGGATCTGGTACGCGACGAGCTGCTGCCGCTCGCCGAGGCCGGGCTCGACGCGTGGGGTGTCGAGCCCGCCGACCGGGACTTCTACCTCGGAGTGATCGAGGAGCGGTGCCGGCTGAGGGTCAACGGCGCGAGCTGGCAGGCCGCCACCTTCCACCGAGCCCTCGAACGGGGGCTCGACCGGCCCACCGCGCTGGCCGAGACGACCCGGCGGTACAGCGAGCTGATGCACGTCGGCGAGCCGGTGCACACCTGGCCGGTCGGGCTACCGGAGCCGGTGTTGCTGGGGTGA
- a CDS encoding DUF5999 family protein encodes MCQHQPPCPTAESADRESARLLAHHPEQGWSLLCNGVLLFEDTGELLPDGQIIAPHRPMGTDQVMTAA; translated from the coding sequence ATGTGCCAGCACCAGCCGCCGTGCCCGACAGCCGAATCCGCCGACCGGGAGTCCGCCCGTCTCCTGGCGCACCACCCTGAGCAGGGATGGAGCCTGCTGTGCAACGGCGTTCTGCTCTTCGAGGACACCGGTGAGCTTCTGCCCGACGGCCAGATCATCGCCCCCCACCGCCCGATGGGCACCGACCAGGTGATGACGGCCGCCTGA